A single genomic interval of Mustela nigripes isolate SB6536 chromosome 7, MUSNIG.SB6536, whole genome shotgun sequence harbors:
- the TTL gene encoding tubulin--tyrosine ligase isoform X1, producing the protein MYTFVVRDENSSVYAEVSRLLLATGHWKRLRRDNPRFNLMLGERNRLPFGRLGHEPGLMQLVNYYRGADKLCRKASLVKLIKTSPDLAESCTWFPESYVIYPTNLKTPVAPAQNGIHPPIHNSRTDEREFFLASYNRKKEDGEGNVWIAKSSAGAKGEGILISSEATELLDFIDNQGQVHVIQKYLEHPLLLEPGHRKFDIRSWVLVDHQYNIYLYKEGVLRTASEPYHVDNFQDKTCHLTNHCIQKEYSKNYGKYEEGNEMFFEEFNQYLISALNITLESSILLQIKHIIRSCLMSVEPAISTRHLPYQSFQLFGFDFMVDEDLKVWLIEVNGAPACAQKLYAELCQGIVDIAISSVFPPPDVEPQHVQPAAFIKL; encoded by the exons ATGTACACCTTCGTGGTGCGCGACGAGAACAGCAGCGTCTACGCCGAGGTCTCGCGGCTGCTGCTCGCCACCGGCCACTGGAAGAGGCTGAGGCGCGACAACCCCAGGTTCAACCTGATGCTGGGCGAGAGGAACCGGCTGCCCTTCGGGAGACTGG GTCACGAGCCTGGGCTGATGCAGTTGGTGAATTACTACAGAGGGGCTGACAAACTGTGTCGCAAAGCTTCTTTAGTAAA GCTAATCAAGACAAGCCCAGACCTGGCTGAATCCTGCACATGGTTTCCAGAGTCCTATGTGATTTATCCAACTAATCTCAAGACCCCAGTTGCTCCAGCACAGAATGGAATTCACCCACCGATCCATAACTCAAGGACAGATGAAAGGGAATTCTTCCTGGCTTCttataacagaaagaaagaagatggagaGGGCAATGTTTGGATTGCAAAGTCATCAGCTGGTGCCAAAG GTGAAGGCATCCTCATCTCCTCGGAGGCTACAGAGCTTCTGGATTTCATTGACAACCAGGGTCAGGTGCACGTGATCCAGAAATACCTTGAGCACCCTCTGCTTCTGGAGCCAGGTCACCGCAAGTTTGACATTCG AAGCTGGGTCTTGGTGGATCATCAGTATAATATCTACCTCTATAAGGAGGGTGTGCTTCGGACTGCTTCAGAACCATATCATGTTGATAATTTCCAAGACAAAACCTGCCATTTGACCAATCACTGCATTCAAAAGGAGTACTCAAAGAATTATGGAAAGTATGAAGAAGGGAACGAAATGTTCTTTGAGGAGTTCAATCAGTACCTAATAAGTGCTTTGAACATTACCCTGGAAAGTAGTATCTTACTACAAATTAAACATATAATAAG AAGCTGCCTCATGAGCGTGGAGCCTGCCATTAGCACCAGGCACCTCCCTTACCAGAGCTTTCAGCTCTTTGGCTTCGACTTCATGGTGGATGAGGACCTGAAGGTGTGGCTCATTGAGGTCAACGGCGCCCCGGCTTGTGCTCA gAAGCTTTATGCAGAACTGTGCCAGGGCATCGTGGACATAGCCATTTCCAGTGTCTTCCCACCCCCAGACGTGGAGCCGCAGCACGTCCAGCCAGCGGCGTTCATCAAGCTGTGA
- the TTL gene encoding tubulin--tyrosine ligase isoform X2, whose product MYTFVVRDENSSVYAEVSRLLLATGHWKRLRRDNPRFNLMLGERNRLPFGRLGHEPGLMQLVNYYRGADKLCRKASLVKLIKTSPDLAESCTWFPESYVIYPTNLKTPVAPAQNGIHPPIHNSRTDEREFFLASYNRKKEDGEGNVWIAKSSAGAKGEGILISSEATELLDFIDNQGQVHVIQKYLEHPLLLEPGHRKFDIRSWVLVDHQYNIYLYKEGVLRTASEPYHVDNFQDKTCHLTNHCIQKEYSKNYGKYEEGNEMFFEEFNQYLISALNITLESSILLQIKHIIRSIIYLNSYMSSFTFFLRGIPLTQDHLCVRLAFPHCILVSFCYKSGGHLC is encoded by the exons ATGTACACCTTCGTGGTGCGCGACGAGAACAGCAGCGTCTACGCCGAGGTCTCGCGGCTGCTGCTCGCCACCGGCCACTGGAAGAGGCTGAGGCGCGACAACCCCAGGTTCAACCTGATGCTGGGCGAGAGGAACCGGCTGCCCTTCGGGAGACTGG GTCACGAGCCTGGGCTGATGCAGTTGGTGAATTACTACAGAGGGGCTGACAAACTGTGTCGCAAAGCTTCTTTAGTAAA GCTAATCAAGACAAGCCCAGACCTGGCTGAATCCTGCACATGGTTTCCAGAGTCCTATGTGATTTATCCAACTAATCTCAAGACCCCAGTTGCTCCAGCACAGAATGGAATTCACCCACCGATCCATAACTCAAGGACAGATGAAAGGGAATTCTTCCTGGCTTCttataacagaaagaaagaagatggagaGGGCAATGTTTGGATTGCAAAGTCATCAGCTGGTGCCAAAG GTGAAGGCATCCTCATCTCCTCGGAGGCTACAGAGCTTCTGGATTTCATTGACAACCAGGGTCAGGTGCACGTGATCCAGAAATACCTTGAGCACCCTCTGCTTCTGGAGCCAGGTCACCGCAAGTTTGACATTCG AAGCTGGGTCTTGGTGGATCATCAGTATAATATCTACCTCTATAAGGAGGGTGTGCTTCGGACTGCTTCAGAACCATATCATGTTGATAATTTCCAAGACAAAACCTGCCATTTGACCAATCACTGCATTCAAAAGGAGTACTCAAAGAATTATGGAAAGTATGAAGAAGGGAACGAAATGTTCTTTGAGGAGTTCAATCAGTACCTAATAAGTGCTTTGAACATTACCCTGGAAAGTAGTATCTTACTACAAATTAAACATATAATAAG ATCTATAATCTACCTGAATTCTTATATGTCAAGTTTCACGTTTTTTCTACGGGGTATCCCGTTGACCCAGGACCATTTGTGCGTAAGACTGGCCTTTCCCCACTGCATTTTGGTGAGCTTTTGTTATAAATCAGGTGGCCATTTGTGTTAG